One genomic segment of Rivularia sp. PCC 7116 includes these proteins:
- a CDS encoding iron-siderophore ABC transporter substrate-binding protein, which yields MKKPIFKLLKLFLLTSITFVIITGCNNYSSQKNQIFNSNSATSECKSIQHDLGETCIPLNPKRIIALDEKMMEILIALDLKPIAAPKPSLAGSKIKILGEQAEGIVSLGKVVEPNLEKIVKLKPDLMLGFSFSTEQNYQLFSNIAPTVAIEYSHNAWKDALLQVAEITGKQKQAQQLLDKYQQRIEVLRKNLNNKNNQKTVTISRFYNGETPEFRNKLSFPVSVISEVGLSIPEKQTQITNTSGNSYVSVSLERIDLLDADVLFAALDPKAEESFKRYQNSPLWKELNAAKNNQVYTVDSSYWIFGNILSANAILDDLEKYLLNEKNVKN from the coding sequence ATGAAAAAACCAATATTCAAACTTCTAAAGTTATTCTTATTAACAAGCATTACATTTGTCATAATTACAGGTTGCAATAATTATTCATCTCAAAAGAATCAAATTTTCAATTCTAATTCCGCTACATCCGAATGTAAATCAATTCAACACGATTTAGGAGAAACTTGTATACCTCTCAATCCTAAACGTATCATCGCTTTAGATGAAAAAATGATGGAGATATTAATAGCATTAGATTTAAAACCAATCGCAGCACCCAAACCTAGTTTAGCAGGTAGTAAAATCAAAATATTAGGAGAACAAGCTGAAGGTATAGTTTCTTTAGGTAAGGTAGTTGAGCCGAATTTAGAAAAAATAGTGAAATTAAAGCCAGATTTAATGTTGGGTTTTTCTTTTAGTACAGAACAAAATTATCAATTATTTTCTAATATTGCTCCTACAGTTGCAATTGAATATAGTCACAATGCATGGAAAGATGCTTTATTACAAGTTGCTGAAATTACGGGTAAACAAAAACAAGCACAACAATTATTAGATAAATATCAACAGCGGATAGAAGTATTAAGAAAGAATTTGAATAATAAAAATAATCAAAAAACAGTTACTATCAGTCGCTTTTATAACGGAGAAACCCCAGAATTTCGCAACAAATTATCATTTCCTGTCAGCGTTATTTCAGAAGTAGGATTATCTATTCCAGAAAAACAAACTCAAATTACTAACACTTCAGGCAATTCTTATGTATCGGTAAGCTTAGAGCGTATAGATTTACTTGATGCAGATGTTTTATTCGCAGCATTAGACCCTAAAGCAGAAGAAAGCTTCAAAAGATATCAAAATAGTCCTTTATGGAAAGAACTGAATGCTGCAAAAAACAATCAGGTATATACAGTTGATTCTAGCTACTGGATATTTGGTAATATTCTATCAGCAAATGCGATTTTAGATGATTTAGAAAAATATTTACTGAATGAGAAAAATGTCAAAAATTAA